One stretch of Micromonospora echinospora DNA includes these proteins:
- a CDS encoding MarP family serine protease, which yields MSAVDLVLLLLMLVFAISGYRQGFVIGALSFSGFFLGALLGLQVGPLIAQQFTASGTRVLVSLVAIFGLAVLGQALAGWLGSNLRAAITGPAGRKVDDVGGAFISVIAVMLVAWLVAVPLGSSSVPWLASSVRNSALLTVVDQVLPDKAQDLSTALRDTVDTNGFPDVFGDLAPTRARQVAPPDPALANSQVVQNSRRSVVKVLGSAPSCSRRIEGSGFVYADDRVMTNAHVVAGTRSVAVEMRGERYDGEVVVYDPDRDLAVLYVPGLPGPSLRFAAGQAATGADAIVLGFPLDGPYDARPARIRDVDRITGPDIYSAGDVTREIYTIRALVRSGNSGGPLVSSNGLVLGVIFAAAADDPNTGFAVTAAEARPVALAGAERTRGVATGECT from the coding sequence GTGTCCGCCGTGGATCTCGTCCTTCTCCTGCTCATGCTCGTGTTCGCGATCAGCGGATACCGTCAGGGTTTCGTCATCGGGGCCCTGTCGTTCTCCGGCTTCTTCCTGGGCGCGCTGCTCGGCCTCCAGGTCGGGCCGCTGATCGCCCAGCAGTTCACGGCGAGCGGCACACGCGTGCTGGTCTCCCTGGTGGCGATCTTCGGGCTCGCGGTGCTCGGGCAGGCGCTGGCCGGCTGGCTCGGCTCCAACCTGCGGGCGGCCATCACCGGGCCGGCCGGGCGGAAGGTCGACGACGTCGGCGGCGCGTTCATCTCGGTCATCGCGGTCATGCTGGTGGCCTGGCTGGTCGCCGTGCCGCTCGGCTCCTCCTCGGTGCCGTGGCTGGCCTCCTCGGTCCGCAACAGCGCGCTGCTCACCGTCGTCGACCAGGTGCTGCCGGACAAGGCGCAGGACCTGTCCACCGCGCTGCGCGACACCGTCGACACCAACGGCTTCCCGGACGTGTTCGGCGACCTCGCGCCGACCCGGGCCCGGCAGGTCGCCCCGCCCGACCCGGCGCTGGCCAACTCGCAGGTGGTGCAGAACAGCAGGCGGTCGGTGGTGAAGGTGCTGGGCTCCGCGCCGAGCTGCTCGCGCCGCATCGAGGGCTCCGGCTTCGTGTACGCCGACGACCGGGTGATGACGAACGCGCACGTGGTCGCAGGCACCCGTTCGGTGGCTGTGGAGATGCGCGGCGAGCGCTACGACGGCGAGGTGGTGGTCTACGACCCGGACCGGGACCTCGCCGTGCTCTACGTACCCGGGCTGCCCGGGCCGTCGCTGCGCTTCGCCGCCGGCCAGGCCGCCACCGGCGCGGACGCGATCGTGCTCGGCTTCCCGCTCGACGGCCCGTACGACGCACGGCCGGCCCGGATCCGGGACGTCGACCGGATCACCGGTCCGGACATCTACTCGGCCGGGGACGTCACCCGGGAGATCTACACGATCCGGGCGCTGGTCCGCAGCGGCAACTCCGGTGGCCCGCTCGTCTCCTCGAACGGGCTGGTGCTCGGCGTGATCTTCGCGGCGGCGGCCGACGACCCAAACACCGGCTTCGCGGTGACCGCAGCCGAGGCACGGCCGGTGGCGTTGGCGGGCGCGGAGCGTACCCGGGGAGTGGCCACCGGCGAGTGCACCTGA
- a CDS encoding NUDIX hydrolase, with amino-acid sequence MTRRPPGWFDPLLGRLGTARAEDFTRIVTPSSGGRESAVLVLLGEEPDAGPDVLVLQRAATLRNHAGQPAFPGGAADPEDADARATALREANEEVGLDPGSVTVLAELPRLWIPVSDFVVTPVLAWWHDPHPVHPREPAEVAHVARLPVTELIDPDNRMRVRHPSGWIGPAFSVRGMLVWGFTAGVIDRLLEMGGWSRPWPRSRVVELPPVDATPAPSAGTEPADETPVR; translated from the coding sequence ATGACCCGACGGCCGCCGGGGTGGTTCGACCCGCTGCTGGGCCGGCTCGGCACCGCACGGGCGGAGGACTTCACCCGGATCGTCACGCCGTCCAGCGGCGGTCGGGAGAGCGCCGTGCTGGTGCTGCTCGGCGAGGAGCCGGACGCCGGGCCGGACGTGCTGGTCCTCCAGCGCGCCGCGACGCTGCGCAACCACGCCGGTCAGCCGGCGTTTCCCGGCGGCGCCGCCGACCCGGAGGACGCCGACGCCCGCGCCACCGCGTTGCGCGAGGCGAACGAGGAGGTCGGCCTCGACCCCGGCAGCGTCACGGTGCTGGCCGAGCTGCCCCGGCTCTGGATCCCGGTCAGCGACTTCGTGGTCACCCCGGTGCTCGCCTGGTGGCACGACCCGCACCCGGTGCACCCGCGCGAGCCGGCCGAGGTCGCGCACGTGGCCCGGCTCCCGGTCACCGAGCTGATCGACCCGGACAACCGGATGCGGGTCCGCCATCCGAGCGGCTGGATCGGCCCGGCGTTCTCCGTGCGCGGCATGCTGGTCTGGGGCTTCACCGCCGGCGTGATCGACCGGTTGCTGGAGATGGGCGGCTGGTCCCGGCCGTGGCCGCGCTCGCGCGTGGTGGAGCTGCCGCCGGTCGACGCCACACCCGCGCCGTCGGCGGGCACCGAACCTGCCGACGAGACCCCCGTGCGTTGA
- a CDS encoding phosphatase PAP2 family protein, with product MSDVVIRVTRRVLLPLVLLFALMVGLGLLVTRVLARTWPFTVEDTVNRELAGDRTPGWNDVSLVFSTLASTQMIVVVTVLAALVLRLVLHRWREPLFLCAAVTAQALIFLFTTMVIDRNRPAVEHMDASPPTSSFPSGHTSAATALYVGLAVLLALRARSTPAKVGWWALLVLVPVGVALTRMYRGMHHPSDVVASFLNGGACVAIMARTVLDRTLTWGRIRLPLSRSGDDVTPARAPAGG from the coding sequence ATGTCCGACGTCGTGATCCGAGTCACCCGGCGCGTCCTGCTGCCGCTGGTCCTGCTCTTCGCGCTGATGGTGGGTCTGGGCCTGCTGGTGACCCGGGTGCTGGCCCGCACCTGGCCGTTCACCGTGGAGGACACGGTCAACCGCGAGCTGGCCGGCGATCGCACGCCGGGCTGGAACGACGTCTCGCTCGTCTTCAGCACGCTCGCCAGCACCCAGATGATCGTCGTGGTCACCGTGCTGGCGGCGCTGGTGCTGCGACTGGTGCTGCACCGCTGGCGGGAGCCGCTCTTCCTGTGCGCGGCGGTGACCGCGCAGGCACTGATCTTCCTGTTCACCACTATGGTGATCGACCGGAACCGCCCGGCCGTCGAGCACATGGACGCCTCCCCGCCGACGTCCAGCTTCCCGTCCGGGCACACCTCGGCGGCCACCGCTCTCTACGTCGGTCTCGCGGTGCTGCTGGCGCTGCGGGCCCGCAGCACTCCCGCGAAGGTGGGCTGGTGGGCGCTGCTGGTGCTGGTGCCGGTGGGCGTGGCGCTCACCCGGATGTACCGGGGCATGCACCACCCCAGCGACGTGGTCGCCTCGTTCCTCAACGGCGGCGCCTGCGTGGCGATCATGGCGCGGACGGTGCTCGACCGCACGCTCACCTGGGGTCGCATCCGGCTGCCGCTGTCCCGCTCCGGCGACGACGTGACACCGGCGAGAGCACCGGCGGGCGGCTGA